DNA from Gemmatimonadota bacterium:
ATCGTCCTTCGCACAAGTCAAACTAACACAGAATTTTCCAGCCACTTTTACTCCTTTACTCTTTTGGTTTCTGTTCTATCCAGTAAAACGGGTGATCCGCGCGAACCATCCGCCGTCCAGTCATGCGACACCAGGCGGGCAAATCAACAGGCGCGCCCGGATCATACGCCGTAAGCTTCAAAACCTCGCCCTCCTCGAGCTTTTGCATCCGCATTCTGAGTAAAATAATAACCTCGCCGCACCCCATGTGTCCCGCATCCCATTCATCTGCTATCACAATATCTCGTTCATCCAACATCATCACTCCTGAGGCAATTCTTCCGCACTGATATCGATCTCCTCGATCAACCGCGCCAGATCTGCTTCTACTTCTGCCTGCACATCGGCATACGCCGGATCGCCGTACACACTCGTCATCTCCAGAGGATCCTTCTCCAAATCGAACAAATCGCGCTCGCCGGTTCGATGTACTGCGAGCGTATAGTCTTGCGTACGCACGCCATAGTGCTTCGTCGGCCCATCCCAATACGCATAAAAAGCCGACTGCCGCCAATCTTCTGGCGTCTCCCCTTCGCACAGCGCGCGAAAACTTCTGCCCTGCACCTCTGCATCGGGTTGCAACCCTGCAAAATCGAGATACGTCGCACCAAAATCCACATTCACCACAATATCCTCATTCACCGAACCCGGTGCAATCGCCCCTGGATACCGCATCACATAAGGCATGAGCAGTGACTCCTCCAAAATCAACCGCTTATCAAAATACGAATGCTCGCCCAAAAACATACCCTGGTCAGAAGTATATACCACAATCGTATTCTCCGTCAACCCCTCCTCATCCAGATAATCCAGCAACCGCCCCACACCCTCATCAATCGCCACAATACACCGCAAATAATCCTTCACATACTTCTGATAAGCCGCGTGAATCTTCTCCGTCGTATTCATCCCCGTCGTATCCAACCGTCCGGTGGGCCACGCTCTTCCTCGAACGCCCTCATCCATCCGCTCGGCCTGCGAGAGCATCGTGCGGTGGTGATTCTCCAACGCGCTGGACACCTTGTCAAACGGCTTATACAAATTCGACGGCTCGGGCAAATCCCCATCCGTGAACAAATCCGCATGACGGGGCGCGTACTCCCACAAACCATGGGGCGCTTTGTGATGGCACAGCATTAAAAAAGGCTTATCCGGATCGCGCGCCTTCAACCAGTTGAGCGACAAATCCGTAATAATATCCGTCGCATATCCCTCGTACTGCGTTGGCTCGCCATTGCGCGTAAACGACGGATCAAAATAAGCACCCTGCCCAGGCAACACCTCCCAATAATCAAACCCATCCGGATCAGACCCCAAATGCCACTTACCCGCAATACCCGTTTGATATCCGGAAGCCTGCAACTGCCGCACGAAATTGGGGTGATCGTCACTCAGCGGTTGATTCAACCGCAACACCCCATTCTTATGGCTGTATTGCCCCGTAATAATACTCGCCCTGCTCGGCGAACACAGCGCATTGTTGCAAATACAATTGTCAAACCGCATCCCCTCACGAGCTATGCGGTCAATATTCGGTGTATCCACCACCTCATTCAGCCATCCGTTATAACAACTAATGGCATTCACGGTGTGATCATCAGACATAATGTAGAGAATATTGGGACGTGGATCAGACATTAAAACCTCCATTTGTAAAAAATATCATCTCCCCGGAACATAATCATCAATGAACTCCGGCATCAAATCCAGCACCTTCTGCAAGCGCTCACGCGCCGCTTCAGAATCGGCATCGCCCAGCCCCAAAACAATATCGTGTTCTTCCAGCCGATCCGCTGGCACATCGTAAAACCGTCCATCGTGATAAATTTTAAACCGATGTTCCCGCGCAAACTGACCCGCGTGATCCTGACCAAAACCAAAACGCGGGTTGTAATGACAAAAAATCCAATCTCTCGGATCGCCCCGTTCGCCCCGCAACTGAGGCAAAAAACTGCGCCCATCGCACGGCATTCCCTCAGGAATGGGCGCATCGGCCAAATCCATCAGCGTAGGCAAAAAATCGCTAAAATCCACCAGATCATCTAATACCACGCCCTCTGGTGCCACACCCTGCCAAAAAGCAATAAAAGGCACATGCGTGCCCGCATCGGGCATAGTACCCTTACCGCCCACAATATCAACACCGCCCTCAAGCTGGGACGTAATCGTGCGATGTGTACCATTATCACTCGTAAACATCACCAGCGTATTTTCGAGCAAATCGAGCGCATCGAGCCTCTCCACAATCCGCCCCACCAGCTTATCCGCATACGCCACCATATCGGCAAAATAGCGCGTATCCCTCTCATCCCTGCGAGTTCTATCCCGCCACTCCGGGCTATCGGGCGTGGGAACAAAAGGCGCGTGAACCAGAATCATCGGATAATAAGCAAAAAAAGGCACATCCCGATGACGCTCAATAAAATCCAGCAAATAATCACAACAAATATCGGGACCATACCGATCTTCGATATAATCGTCCGGCAACCATTCCCCATTGCGTTCAATTTGCGGATTTGCATATCGCCCCTTGGCAACGCGTGCAGGGTCTTCTGGAAGCGGCGTCATATTCCACAAACAATGCTCGTCAAACCCAAAATGCGCCGGCATCTTATTATCCTTGCTCAACTGCCACTTGCCCGCAACACATGTCGCATACCCCGCATCCTGTAACAAATTGCCAAACGTCTTTTCTTTCGGATTCAAATAGGCGAACCTGTCGTAATTCCGAAAATTGTACTGCCCCGTCATAATCTCTACGCGAGAAGGCGTACACAGCGGCGTAGAATAACAATGCGAAAAGCGAATCCCCCGCGATGCCAGATCATCCAACACCGGCGTCTCATACGTCGTACTCCCATAACAACTCAAACACTCAAACCCCATGTCATCTGCCATAATCAGCACAATATTCGGTCTTGCCATACGCTCCTCACCGGGAATAATTCTGTTCATTTCGGGACAACTAAAATATACCTTCAGTAGATCACAGTCCACTTTTAAAAAATCGGTATATCTATCTTTGAAAGGGCGGAAAGTAACACTATTCTCTGATTGATTTTCTATTTATCTTTGCATAACATAAAAGTAGGGATAACTGACCAACAAGGGGTACGCGTGCTGAGCGAAACGTAGGGAAGTTGAAGAACTGCACAGCAGGTTATCTTCCGTTCGATAGGCTCAAAATGATCGCCAATTCATTATAAAGGAATTTGTGTTGCAAATGTTGAAAAAAATCGGATTCTTGTTTATTGCTACCCTTGCGTTGCTGACCTTTGCAGGACAAGCCTCTGCTGGCCCCAATGCCAATGCGACGGTGTCGCTTGACCTGATTGCCAATGCTGGGACGGGCAATCAGATAGATAACCGCGTTACTTCAGGCACAGTCTCTGGACAGGACACAAAAATTGCCGTTGAAGTCTTCGCAAAAGGTGTGACCACAACGCTGATTGGTGTGAAAATTGAATTTGAGTTTGATACTTCGATTTTGAAACTTGACAAAGTCGAGAACAGCGCGTTTCAGTTTTCTATTCCAGAACCAACGAGCGTAAATTTCGCAACGACTACGCCTGTCACATTGCCATCCTCTGGTTTTATAGGACGCGCTGAGTTTACCACAGTATCAGATGTAACTAATCGGGAGTTTACGCTTGGTATTAAGATGGTTACACTTGCTCAAAGCTTGGCATCAAGCGATGTAATCACAACGACAAATGTTATATTGTTTAATAAAATTGCAAGCGGCGAATTTGCCGGCATGCAACTCCACCTCGACACACAAATTGAAACGCCTGTTGCATATAACAACACACTGACTATCCCCGAACAAAAAGTTGGTGATACAATCCAACTTCAACTTTTTCTTCCAATGGCCGCAGGCAAACAAACTTATGGCTACGAAATAGAACTCGACCTGCCGGGCAAGACATTTTCCAACTACATCGGTAATATATCGGGCACGGATTTTACCGGTGCATCACTGTTCCCAACATCGGGTCGTCCTATCCTATCCGCGCTATTGCTTTCTACCCCTGTTGTGCCTGCCACTGGTTATCTCGGCCAGATTGACTTGCAAGTGACCAATACCCTCGAAGCAGAGACAACGCTCATTGTCAAAACCGCTTCAATGGCCGGTCTCAACAGACAACAGGACCCATTAGATGTGTCCAACGCCGTGATCTCTATCCATATTTCTTATCCGGGCGATTTCGATGGCGACCGCGATGTTGACTTTTCCGATTATCTCGCCTTCATTAGCGTATTCGGATTATCATCATCAGATGCCAATTACGATGCCCGTATGGATATGAATGACGATGGTATTATTAACTTTGCCGATTTTCTCGTCTTTGCTGGCGTTTTTGGCACCACACACTCATAGCCACCATCTACATTATAGGAAACAAATCTGCGACACAGAACAAATGTAAGGACACATTAATGAACATCTCGCTCACATTAACAGAACAAAACGCTGGTGAACTGGCAAAAGACAAATTGACAAATGCGATAGAGGCAATACGAAACGACGGCTATGTCATCATCGAGCAGGTGGTAAATCACGCGATACTCAACGTCCTCAAAACGCGCATGGACGAAGACTCTGCAAAACTGATTGAAGCCCAAAAATGGGGTGGCGCAGGTGGCGTACAGGGTCATTTACAACAAGGACCCCCACCATTTGATCCATACCTATCCTCAGACATCCTCGTCAATCCCTATGCCGTTCAGATCTCACGAGAAATGCTGGGAACAGAATTTTACTGTTGCTTTTACAACGGCAACACCAATACGCCAAACAGCACCTTTCAACCCCTTCATTCTGACGGCGTTCACCTCTGGGGTGAGCAAAACAGCCCCCATCCAGCAACCCAGCTCATCATCAACATCTTTCCCCAGGACACATCTGACAAAAACGGATCGACACAAATCTGGCCAGGCTCGCACCTCGACATGCGCCCCGTAACAGACGAAACAGAAGCCGATCGTCGATCCTTTTCACCACCCATTCAGGCCACCTTGCAAAAAGGCGACATCCTGATCCGCGATTCGCGTCTCTGGCATCGCGGCGTACCAAATCCATCCGACCACAACCGCCACATGATCGCAGTTGTTTACAACATCGGCTGGCTGGTCAGACGGCGAACACTCTTCTTCGATAAAAGCAGTGAAAAAATATTCAAAGCAAGCGGCGTCGATGCCAATGCCGAATTCATCGCCCCCCCGTTCGAATACCTGTTTGAAATGGCGTGCAAAAAAATAGAAAACGACCCCATGCGCGGCGTCTAAACCACTTCATCCTTGCTCGGCATAATCGCCCAATCGGTGCGCAGTTCAGCAGCGAGGTCAGCCGGTGGTTGCATGAAGCGCTTAACCCGGACACTGGCTTTGGCCTGTCGCCCGGGTCCGACCAGCTTCCAGGCATTGTAGTGAAATTTGCCTTCAGGTTGCATCACGCGGATATTCAACGTACGGCGTGGCTTCCGGGTCTGGTTCATGCCAGCGCAGTGCAGACAGGCCGCGTTGACCACCAGCAAATCACCGGGATCGCCGATAACCTGGACTCTGTTGCTATAGTGATTCGGGTTGGAATCCGGCACCTCGGGATCTTCGTCAGCCTTAAAGCGATGAGTACCCGGTATCACCGAAGTAGCACCGTTTTCCGCCGTGTACCCGTCGAGCAGAAAAAAGAACCACAGGCCCCTGTGCTTGCCATTGGCGGTAAGGCCGGGGCGAAAATCGCGATGGATGCCTTCAAACTGCTTTCCGGGGTTGTAGCGTTGGGTATTGGCTACAAGATCAGAGAAGTGATAGGTACCCAGGGCAGGCTTGCTGATCGCGTGAACAGTATCGTGGTCGAGCAATTCTATCGCCGCATCACCCCACAAAAAACAGGCACGGGCATTGGGATTCAGGTCAAATTTTCGGGTCCCGTACCTGTCGCCGATATTCACATCGGACAGCTTCATCCCGCCACGCCAGGCGGCAATATAGTCATCGGCAGCACGCTGGGCGATATCGCGCAAAGGATCGAGGTACTCGGATGCGATCTGGTTCCGTATAATGGTATAGCCGTCGCGGTCGAGATTGCCGACGTGTTCGCCCAGTTCGCTATCGCTGAGGGAATGGACCGGTCGCATGGGCTGGTCTCCTTATCTCATTCTGCCTGCTTTTGTTGATTTCGCAAAATCTCGTCGAGAAGTGGCAGCCCTTTGAGCCGCGTTTTCCAGTTTCGAGGCTGTTTTTCGGCAAGACTCATAATGCCTTTGTTGTATTTGAACCCCTCGCTGGTCACATTCTCAATAATCGGATGCCAACTATCCCCCGTACGGTCTCTCACAACCCCAATCGAGGGACCTCTGACCCGTTTGATCTTCCTGTCATTCTTATCAAACCGTAGCTCTTTCAGGTATTCCTCCGGAACATTCGCAAGCCCCTTGAGTGCAATGGCCGCGTTTGTCCCAAATATCGCATGGATATTCTTTACCGTAGTCCCATCTGCAAACACACCGGGTTTATAACGCTCATCCGCCTGATTCCGTTTCTCCACATAACCAGGTCCCATCGTCACCGCGAAAGCACAACTCTTCACAGTCACACCGTCGATCTTGACAACGCCATTTTGAGCTTTGTGTGGTCCAAGCAACACCGCAGTACTGCCATTCTCACAATATAGATTCTTTGCCGTAATATCATGCACTCCGCCGTTATGCCCGCCAGCACCCGTCTCCAGTCTAAAAGTCACTCCACCGCCAATGGCTTCGAGATTTTCAAAATGGATGGTCTCCCCCGCATGCATCTGAACCAATCCGTATCCCGGGCTGGTATTCGTGCTTCTCAGATTTCTCACCAGACCATCGGTGGGCCTGAAGACATCCCCGCTTTCCACATCCCTATCCCTGGACGGCGTAAAAATGAATGCAGAATAGGTGGTAAAACTATCCCTAACGTCAATATCGGAGAGCAGAAAATTTTTGACCTTCCTGCAGTTGATCGTCCGTATGCCTTCCCCCGCCACACTCCCGCGATCTGAATAATCGACAATAAACTTACCGCCCAACCCGCGAATACTGACATTCTCTATGGATTTGGCATTCCTCCCTGCACCCAATCCAAAAACAATGGTCTTCGTACCTTTGGGCCAATAGGGTTTGATAACCGTATCTTTCTCGATCAACAGGTGCACATTGGACTTCAAGTTGATGCCTCCAAAACGATAAACCCCCTTCGGAACGATCAGGCGTCCGCCACCTTTTGCCGAGACCTCATCAATCGCTTTTTGCAGCCGTTCACTCTGATTGCTCTCAGCTTGATCATCAACCAGTCCGAAATCCGTCTTCAGATTCATCGTCAACCCATTGGGATCCATCGTTTCTACGTATGTCGCCTCCGCAACCGCGGTCATTACAAACATGGTTATCATCAACAATATGGTCTTCATGGTTTTCTCCCCTCACTGACGTTCAACGTAAACGTAGTAGGCGCCGCAGATGGGCCGGTTGCGCTCGTCGTCGAACCAGGTGTGCAAAAGCGTGGGACCCGGCTCCAAATCTACGGTAAACACAACACCCTGGTCGTCAGGCTTAACGGGCCTGGCGTAGAATTGTCCACCGATCAGCACACGCGCTCTGGCAATCGGCAGCGCAATTCCCGCTTTCAGTTCGCCATCGGTTAATTGAGCCGCCTGGCAAGCCTCTCTCAGCTTGAGACCGCTCTCTCTCGGCCAGCGCCGCAATTCAAAAGTGTACTTACCAGCGGCTTCAACCAGCAGGTGCCAGTAACTGTTCTTCCGCACGGCCGTCCTCACCTGCCGCTGCTGATCCACAAAGACATCCCGCCACTCGCAAGCCGACAGCGTCATCG
Protein-coding regions in this window:
- a CDS encoding sulfurtransferase TusA family protein, whose product is MLDERDIVIADEWDAGHMGCGEVIILLRMRMQKLEEGEVLKLTAYDPGAPVDLPAWCRMTGRRMVRADHPFYWIEQKPKE
- a CDS encoding sulfatase → MSDPRPNILYIMSDDHTVNAISCYNGWLNEVVDTPNIDRIAREGMRFDNCICNNALCSPSRASIITGQYSHKNGVLRLNQPLSDDHPNFVRQLQASGYQTGIAGKWHLGSDPDGFDYWEVLPGQGAYFDPSFTRNGEPTQYEGYATDIITDLSLNWLKARDPDKPFLMLCHHKAPHGLWEYAPRHADLFTDGDLPEPSNLYKPFDKVSSALENHHRTMLSQAERMDEGVRGRAWPTGRLDTTGMNTTEKIHAAYQKYVKDYLRCIVAIDEGVGRLLDYLDEEGLTENTIVVYTSDQGMFLGEHSYFDKRLILEESLLMPYVMRYPGAIAPGSVNEDIVVNVDFGATYLDFAGLQPDAEVQGRSFRALCEGETPEDWRQSAFYAYWDGPTKHYGVRTQDYTLAVHRTGERDLFDLEKDPLEMTSVYGDPAYADVQAEVEADLARLIEEIDISAEELPQE
- a CDS encoding sulfatase-like hydrolase/transferase, producing the protein MARPNIVLIMADDMGFECLSCYGSTTYETPVLDDLASRGIRFSHCYSTPLCTPSRVEIMTGQYNFRNYDRFAYLNPKEKTFGNLLQDAGYATCVAGKWQLSKDNKMPAHFGFDEHCLWNMTPLPEDPARVAKGRYANPQIERNGEWLPDDYIEDRYGPDICCDYLLDFIERHRDVPFFAYYPMILVHAPFVPTPDSPEWRDRTRRDERDTRYFADMVAYADKLVGRIVERLDALDLLENTLVMFTSDNGTHRTITSQLEGGVDIVGGKGTMPDAGTHVPFIAFWQGVAPEGVVLDDLVDFSDFLPTLMDLADAPIPEGMPCDGRSFLPQLRGERGDPRDWIFCHYNPRFGFGQDHAGQFAREHRFKIYHDGRFYDVPADRLEEHDIVLGLGDADSEAARERLQKVLDLMPEFIDDYVPGR
- a CDS encoding phytanoyl-CoA dioxygenase family protein, encoding MNISLTLTEQNAGELAKDKLTNAIEAIRNDGYVIIEQVVNHAILNVLKTRMDEDSAKLIEAQKWGGAGGVQGHLQQGPPPFDPYLSSDILVNPYAVQISREMLGTEFYCCFYNGNTNTPNSTFQPLHSDGVHLWGEQNSPHPATQLIINIFPQDTSDKNGSTQIWPGSHLDMRPVTDETEADRRSFSPPIQATLQKGDILIRDSRLWHRGVPNPSDHNRHMIAVVYNIGWLVRRRTLFFDKSSEKIFKASGVDANAEFIAPPFEYLFEMACKKIENDPMRGV
- a CDS encoding phytanoyl-CoA dioxygenase family protein; amino-acid sequence: MRPVHSLSDSELGEHVGNLDRDGYTIIRNQIASEYLDPLRDIAQRAADDYIAAWRGGMKLSDVNIGDRYGTRKFDLNPNARACFLWGDAAIELLDHDTVHAISKPALGTYHFSDLVANTQRYNPGKQFEGIHRDFRPGLTANGKHRGLWFFFLLDGYTAENGATSVIPGTHRFKADEDPEVPDSNPNHYSNRVQVIGDPGDLLVVNAACLHCAGMNQTRKPRRTLNIRVMQPEGKFHYNAWKLVGPGRQAKASVRVKRFMQPPADLAAELRTDWAIMPSKDEVV